DNA from Armatimonadota bacterium:
GTAGCCCGTAACGGTGATGAGATAGTTGAGAAATACTATGGACTCCATCCCTAATCATGCAATGATTCAGACCCGCGGCGCAACTGCTCGCGATAGGTGCTCGGTGAGATGCCCACGTGCTGGGTGAATTGCCGGCTGAAGAAGAACGGGGTGGTATACCCGAGCAGACCGGCAATGTGTTTGATCTCATAATTGGCGAAACGGAGGAGTTTCTTCGCTTCTTCAAGGCGCGCATGAATGATAAATGCGCCGGGCGTCATGCCGATGTGCTGGCGAAACACTCTGATGAAATGATCGGGTGACCAGCAGAGTCCTTGGGCGAACGCGGCAATGGTGTAGGGGGCCCCTGGTTCCTCGATAATGGTGCGGCAGAGTTGCTGGATGCGAGCGCGAGTGGCATCCGTGTCAGGGGCCACCGGATGCTGGTCGGCATGGGCGACTAACAACAACGCTGATTGCACCCAGTGCGCAGCTTGCGCGGCGTCGCCGTGCCCACGCGCGTCGATGGCAAGATCGATGAGCTGGCTCAACAGCGCGGCATTGGGCACGGTGCGGCAATAGGGTAGGTCTTCCAGCGAGACCGCGAGCGGGGCGGCGGAGGCATCGAGGAAGGCAAAGTTGACGGCATGCACGACCAGCGGGTCGCGGTCGTCTTGTGACCCGAAATTCACCTCGTGCATGCGCAGCACAAAACAGCAACCGGCGTGCGCCGGATAGTCCGTCCCCTCTATGCACATGTGACCGTGCCCCTGCACTACCAACCACAGGTGCAGACCGGTCCAATGGTTTTCGAGACTATGCCAGGTCCAGCCCGGTGGGCAATGGAGCGCCTTATGGCCGTCGAACACGGTGAGCGGTAGCTGCAAGTTCATATCGAAATAATATATGCCGGTATCGATTCAGTCAATTCCTTTGTGGGCATCGTTGCGGTATATTATTGCCAGCGATCAGTTGGATGAACGGTTCGCTCGTCACTGCGGACGCACTGGATAGTGTATTAGGGGCGAAGGAGATTTTTATGGAATCCATGACCAGCAAAGAACGCATTATCGTCGCCTTGCATGGGCAACCGACCGATCGTGTCCCATGGTCACCATTCTTGGCGTATATCTGGGAGCATCTCCCGCAGGAGATTCAGACACGCGGGCAGGTGGCGTTCCTGCGCGAAGTCGGCGCGGACCCGCTGTGGCGCGGCGCACCCTGCGCGGTGGTGGCGGAGACGCCTGGCGCCGAACTGCTGACGACGGAGGACGGGGAGCATGTGCGGTATCGGCTGGAGACGCCGGTCGGTACGTTGAACTGGGCACGCCGCGTTTCCGCGGAGGGGAATACGCACTTCCTCAATGAACATCCGCTGAAAACGGCGGAGGATTTCAAGGTGCAACTCTGGGTCGAGGAGCATACGCGGTTCCGGCAAGATCTGACGGCAGCGCACACCCATCTTGCGCAGGATGGACAAGAAGGGCTGTCCATCGGCATGCTCATTCCACGCGGCAAGACGGCGTTTCAGCAATTAATCGAATTTTACGTCGGCACCGAGGAGCTGGCCTACGCGCTGGTCGATTATCCGGAAATCGTCGACGAACTGGTGCAGACGATGGCCGCGAAGAATCTTGAGGCGGTACGACTGGCGGTCGACGCGCCTTACGATTATTTTCTGACCTATGAAGACTCCTCCACGCAGAACTATTCACCTATGCAATACGCCGCCTACATCGCCCCGGAAATACAGCAATACTGCGCGATACTGGCGACGCA
Protein-coding regions in this window:
- a CDS encoding AraC family transcriptional regulator gives rise to the protein MNLQLPLTVFDGHKALHCPPGWTWHSLENHWTGLHLWLVVQGHGHMCIEGTDYPAHAGCCFVLRMHEVNFGSQDDRDPLVVHAVNFAFLDASAAPLAVSLEDLPYCRTVPNAALLSQLIDLAIDARGHGDAAQAAHWVQSALLLVAHADQHPVAPDTDATRARIQQLCRTIIEEPGAPYTIAAFAQGLCWSPDHFIRVFRQHIGMTPGAFIIHARLEEAKKLLRFANYEIKHIAGLLGYTTPFFFSRQFTQHVGISPSTYREQLRRGSESLHD
- a CDS encoding uroporphyrinogen decarboxylase family protein translates to MESMTSKERIIVALHGQPTDRVPWSPFLAYIWEHLPQEIQTRGQVAFLREVGADPLWRGAPCAVVAETPGAELLTTEDGEHVRYRLETPVGTLNWARRVSAEGNTHFLNEHPLKTAEDFKVQLWVEEHTRFRQDLTAAHTHLAQDGQEGLSIGMLIPRGKTAFQQLIEFYVGTEELAYALVDYPEIVDELVQTMAAKNLEAVRLAVDAPYDYFLTYEDSSTQNYSPMQYAAYIAPEIQQYCAILATQQKYYIQHACGHVQAILPTMMESGIFAVESLSPLPTGNLSLRAARQMVGSKVGIIGGIEPVHFLTMALAELPAYVAQVIADAAGGPFVLANSDSCPPGVTVEKFKSVGRTVRELAGLPTTF